Part of the Permianibacter fluminis genome, TTGCACGCCAACACAGAACGGGTGCTCACGGTGACGCACCGCTTCAATGATGCCGTCGTCAGCCTGCATCTCGATCTGCAAATCCTTGCCCAAAGTTTTGATCGCCTGATGGTGAATGCTGCTGATGCGCGCTGGCGAATCGCCATACCATTGCCGGAACCAGCTGTCGGCACCAAATTGCGCCAGATGCGAATGCTGATCATAGGCGGCACTGACATGGGTCTCGGCGTCCGGCAGCTGCGTTGCGATGTCCTGATACAGCGAGCCACCCAGCGCGACGTTGAGCAGCTGGCAGCCGCGACAAATGGCCAGAATTGGCTTTTTGGCTTCGAGAAATTCGTGCAGCAGCTCCATTTCGTAGGCGTCGCGGACCGCATCGCCAGCCCACTCCGGTTGCAGGGCCGTTTCGCCGTAGGCGCCGGGATGAACATCGGCACCACCCTGCAGGACCAGACCGTCAAGGTAGCGGGCGTAATCGCGCAGCCGGATGTTGCTCGACAGGATCGGCCCGTCAGTCAGCACGGTCGGGATCATCAGCACCAGCACATCCCGCGACATCAACCAATGGGCGGCGGACTGTTCCAGATACTGCAGGGTTTTGGTACGGATGCCGGTAGCGCTGGGCTCCGGATGAAACAGCCGCGCCGAGATGCCGATCAGCAGCGGTCGTGGGTGGTGGTTGGTCATGGCGCGGGCCTCCTTTGCATCGTCATTTACTAAATCTTTGCTAATTAGTCCGCTGAGCGCCGGGTTTGTTGCCAACGCCGT contains:
- a CDS encoding gamma-glutamyl-gamma-aminobutyrate hydrolase family protein, whose amino-acid sequence is MTNHHPRPLLIGISARLFHPEPSATGIRTKTLQYLEQSAAHWLMSRDVLVLMIPTVLTDGPILSSNIRLRDYARYLDGLVLQGGADVHPGAYGETALQPEWAGDAVRDAYEMELLHEFLEAKKPILAICRGCQLLNVALGGSLYQDIATQLPDAETHVSAAYDQHSHLAQFGADSWFRQWYGDSPARISSIHHQAIKTLGKDLQIEMQADDGIIEAVRHREHPFCVGVQWHPEFHLFQKQHGHDDWLDPQPLLEAFLAAARHNHSTITPR